The following proteins come from a genomic window of Bartonella apihabitans:
- a CDS encoding molybdenum cofactor guanylyltransferase, whose translation MKILGLILAGGHSSRMGQDKAGLKFGGKTFAENQLEILVKHHFPVAISSNTQVNTDIDIPVLLDPPEVKYAGPLAGIYAGLQYASANDYQFVLTMPVDCPIIPDEYFVKMTSAVDATTSLRIASTPSGLQPTFALWATKLQSDLLKFLTGSENKSIRSFAFAHNVSIVRFDNVYSEGAFFNVNTAEDYQYLQENFGIKDEKQS comes from the coding sequence ATGAAAATTCTGGGTTTGATATTGGCCGGCGGTCATTCCTCCCGAATGGGACAGGATAAGGCAGGTTTGAAATTTGGCGGGAAGACCTTTGCGGAAAATCAGCTTGAGATATTGGTAAAGCACCATTTTCCCGTCGCAATAAGCTCCAATACCCAAGTAAACACCGACATCGACATACCTGTTCTTCTCGACCCGCCCGAGGTTAAATATGCCGGTCCGCTTGCGGGTATATATGCCGGGCTCCAATATGCTTCTGCAAATGATTACCAATTTGTACTTACAATGCCGGTTGACTGCCCGATCATACCGGATGAATATTTTGTTAAAATGACTTCAGCAGTCGATGCTACGACTTCTCTCAGGATTGCCTCCACACCATCGGGGTTGCAACCAACTTTTGCCCTGTGGGCAACAAAGCTTCAATCCGACCTTCTCAAATTTTTGACAGGTTCCGAAAACAAAAGCATCCGCTCATTCGCTTTCGCTCACAATGTGTCTATAGTGCGGTTTGACAATGTCTATAGCGAAGGTGCATTCTTCAACGTCAACACAGCTGAAGATTATCAATATCTGCAGGAAAATTTCGGGATAAAAGATGAAAAACAATCTTAA
- the mobB gene encoding molybdopterin-guanine dinucleotide biosynthesis protein B, translated as MKNNLKVFGVTGWKNNGKTTMVVRLVEELTSRGYKISTVKHAHHDFDIDHENTDSWRHRKSGAQEVAVVSSRRFALIHENKTEEETPLSTILDLLSPCDLVIVEGYKHDKHDKLEVRRKGGKIGEPLNKSDPHIVAIASDEPVAEKHLPYFNIDDVAAIADFIVKHMKLEQKQEA; from the coding sequence ATGAAAAACAATCTTAAAGTTTTTGGTGTAACCGGCTGGAAAAACAATGGAAAGACCACCATGGTGGTGCGCCTCGTTGAAGAATTGACGTCGCGCGGCTACAAGATTTCGACCGTTAAACACGCTCATCATGATTTTGATATTGATCATGAAAATACAGATTCATGGCGTCATCGCAAATCCGGCGCTCAGGAAGTTGCGGTCGTATCATCGCGCCGTTTTGCACTTATCCACGAAAACAAGACAGAAGAGGAAACGCCACTCTCTACCATTCTGGACCTTCTATCTCCTTGCGATCTGGTCATAGTCGAAGGATATAAACATGATAAGCATGATAAGCTGGAAGTTCGCCGCAAAGGTGGCAAAATTGGCGAACCTCTCAATAAATCGGATCCGCATATTGTCGCTATTGCGTCGGATGAGCCCGTCGCAGAAAAGCATTTGCCTTATTTCAACATCGATGATGTAGCAGCAATTGCCGATTTTATTGTTAAACATATGAAACTGGAACAAAAGCAAGAGGCATAG
- a CDS encoding glutathione S-transferase family protein — MLVLWGRPTSSNVKKVLWTLEEVGLDYQYIKAGGAYGGLDTPEFLALNPNGLVPTIKDDDLVLWESNTIVRYLAARYGKGVLWIEDCGKRAAAEKWMDWTMGTLFTPFVDLLMNVVRLAPEKRDSRKVVEAVDKFEKGLAIMDGELKKQPFLSGENLGIGDIIPGVFVYYYYAMDLPRKNKFAHVESWYQKLQTRPGYKKHVMIPIS, encoded by the coding sequence ATGCTCGTACTTTGGGGGCGCCCTACGTCTAGCAATGTAAAAAAAGTTCTTTGGACTCTCGAAGAAGTCGGGCTCGATTATCAATATATCAAAGCTGGCGGCGCATATGGTGGATTGGATACACCCGAGTTTTTAGCGCTTAATCCAAATGGATTGGTTCCCACAATCAAGGATGACGATCTGGTTCTTTGGGAATCCAACACAATTGTGCGCTACCTTGCTGCCCGTTATGGCAAGGGGGTGTTGTGGATTGAAGACTGTGGGAAACGTGCTGCCGCTGAAAAATGGATGGATTGGACAATGGGGACATTGTTTACGCCATTTGTAGATCTCTTGATGAATGTTGTTCGCCTTGCTCCCGAAAAGCGCGACTCCCGAAAAGTTGTCGAGGCTGTAGACAAGTTCGAAAAAGGACTTGCGATCATGGATGGCGAGCTGAAAAAGCAGCCTTTCCTTTCAGGAGAGAATTTGGGCATCGGTGACATTATCCCCGGCGTTTTCGTTTATTATTATTATGCTATGGATTTGCCACGTAAAAACAAGTTTGCCCATGTCGAATCCTGGTATCAAAAATTACAAACACGCCCCGGATATAAAAAACATGTCATGATTCCAATCAGCTAA